The nucleotide window CTAAAAATTTATAGTATTTTTCAATTTCATCATATTGATTATGTGATTCATGCTTAGTTGGTGCTGTATTATTAGGACTTAATCATCAAACTAAAAATGATGTTCCAGCCATTATTAAGCCACCAATAACAATTGAAAGTCCTAATGTTTCTGGTGCTAAACTAGCACTAACTGCTGCTTCTGTCCCTAGTATTGTTCCTTCTCCAAGTGCAGTTGCTGCTGCTTCTGTCCCCAGTATTGTTCCTTCTCCAAGTGCAGTTGCTGCTGCTTCTGTCCCCAGTATTGTTCCTTCTCCAAGTGCAGTCGCTCCTCCCTCTGTTTCTATTTCTGCTGTTAAAGTTTCAACAGCTGTTAATTCACCTGTTGATGATGACAATAATGATGTTAACTCCATTGAATCAGCAGTTTCGGTTATAGTACTAATTTGTCTTGAGAAAATATTACTAAAACCATTGCTAAGAAAAGATTGGATATTTTTAATAGCACTTCCGAAAGCATTCATTGGTGATACTCCAACCATTTTGGAAATTCCTAACATTCCAGCACCAGATATTCCACTAGAAGTAAGACCTAACCCAATATTTTTTAATTTATTTTTAAAATTGGCTTTATCATTTTCAGATAATGTTTGATAATAATCATTTATCTCATCTAACTTATTTTGCTTAGATTGTTTTGAAAGATTATTAAACTTGTTAATCATATCTTTAACTTTACGATTAGCATTTGCATTGGAATCATTATCTGGTTCATTTTCATCAGTCTTATTAGAATTTTGTTTATCTTTAGCATTTAAAGTAAATGTTACTTGTAAACTCCCAGTATATCTTGAATTTTGATTAGATGTTATCATTGCTGAACTTAATGTTATATCTGTAATAGAAATTTGATTCAAATCTAATGTTGGATTTAATTCACGTAAATGATTTGAAATTGTTGTTGGTAAATTATCTGGTAATTCTCCTAAAACTGTCTGTACCAAAAAATTACTTAAATTTCGCGGTTTTTGAACTGGCGATAAAAGTTTATTTTGTTTCCTTCTTTCACTTTTAGGTAAAACTGTTGCATAAATTGGTTCTTTAGATTGGTTTTTACTATTTTCTTTTTCATTATTTGATCTTATTGTTGAATTTGGAATTTCATTTGATGTAATTTCTCCACCAGGAATCTCATTTGATGTAATTTCTATTGTTGGAATTGTTGGAGCAGGTCGATGAGGTTCTAATCTTGTATGAGAATTATAAAAGATTGAATTACCAATTCTTCCTTCTGAAGAAATATTAAAACTTACAACAACAAAATTATTATTAGTAGTATTATCGGGAGCATCTGCAAAAATAATTCGAGCTCATCTATTATTATAGACTTGTGCAACTCTTAGTTCATTGACTCTTAATCCCGGATTTAAAGCAACAATTGCATGCAAAATGTCATCTTCAGCACTACTAATAATATTACCTAAATCAACAACTTTGATTAAATCACTTAAATTTTTTGTTTTTTGTGATTGATATGGATTAACAGCAAGGACATTTGGAAAACTTATACCACTAATTGTTAATACAGTTAATAAACTAAATAATTTTTTCATATTGTTTCTCCTTTTTTATATAAAATTTTAATCAAAATTTTTTACTCAATTAACGTAATACCTCATAATTTGAGTATAAAATACTTAAATTATTTTAAAAGCAAAAAAATAAAAGAAGTGATTTTATCAAATTATTTGTAAATTACTAAAAATAATTTACAAATAATTTGATAATAAAAAAAAAAACTTCAAATAAATATTTTATTTGAAGTTTTTTTAAAAATTATTTAATAACTTTTATTATTCATTAATTATTTTACTAACTAAATTATCATATTTAGTTAGTAATGTCTGACTTTCAACATAAGAAACATTTTTTAAAATCATTACAATTGCATTTTTACAAGCATAATTCGCTGCTGTTAATGCCTGCGCAATAACCTCATCACTAGCATTTGTAACAGCTTTAACAATTTCTGCTGTTCGTACTTTTAATTTTTCATTAGTTGCAACTAAATCAACCATTAAATTTTGATATACTTTTCCTAATTTAACCATTAATGTTGTTGAAATCATATTGCATACTAATTTTGTTGCTGTTCCCGCTTTCATTCTAGTACTGCCAGTAATAACTTCTGGTCCTGTTTCAATTGCAATTACTTCATCAGCAATTGCTATCATTTCCGAGTTTTTTGTCATACACAAACCAACTGATAATGCACCAATTGTTTTAGCATATTTTAATCCTGCTAAAACATAGGGTGTTCGCCCAGAAGCACCAATCCCAATTACAGTATCTAATAACGGTTGTAAATTTAATTTCTTTAAGTCATTTACCGCTAAATCTTGGTCATCTTCCGCACCTTCCGCTGGTGTGCGAATAGCACTATCACCACCGGCAATAATCCCAACAATACGGTCAGCATCAAGTCCATACGTTGGTAACATCTCTGATGCATCAAGAATCCCAATTCGTCCCGATGATCCTGCTCCCATATAAATTAATCGACCCCCTTGGTTAAAACGCGGAAAAATTAAATCAATTACTTTAGTAATAACGGGTATTTTTGCTTGCACTGCTTGCGCAATTTTTGCATCTTCATTATTAATAATTGTTAAAATACCCTTTGTATCTGTTTGATCAATATGAGTACTATTTGGATTACGTTGTTCTGTGTCTATTTTTGACAAATTAATTTTATTCATAACATCCTTCTTTCTTTTAAAATAATTTTATTCAACTTTAACATGGGCAATTTTTTGCCGTTTGGCTTTTGGTAATTTATAATATGCAACTGTTCAATAAATAAAAATACCAATGATTGTAAGAAATGCCAATGTTCATAAGATTTTTTGATATAGTTTATATTTACCATTTTTTTGGTATAACTCT belongs to Spiroplasma melliferum and includes:
- a CDS encoding Chitinase, coding for MKKLFSLLTVLTISGISFPNVLAVNPYQSQKTKNLSDLIKVVDLGNIISSAEDDILHAIVALNPGLRVNELRVAQVYNNRWARIIFADAPDNTTNNNFVVVSFNISSEGRIGNSIFYNSHTRLEPHRPAPTIPTIEITSNEIPGGEITSNEIPNSTIRSNNEKENSKNQSKEPIYATVLPKSERRKQNKLLSPVQKPRNLSNFLVQTVLGELPDNLPTTISNHLRELNPTLDLNQISITDITLSSAMITSNQNSRYTGSLQVTFTLNAKDKQNSNKTDENEPDNDSNANANRKVKDMINKFNNLSKQSKQNKLDEINDYYQTLSENDKANFKNKLKNIGLGLTSSGISGAGMLGISKMVGVSPMNAFGSAIKNIQSFLSNGFSNIFSRQISTITETADSMELTSLLSSSTGELTAVETLTAEIETEGGATALGEGTILGTEAAATALGEGTILGTEAAATALGEGTILGTEAAVSASLAPETLGLSIVIGGLIMAGTSFLVWWLSPNNTAPTKHESHNQYDEIEKYYKFLAHDQLKLDISYYKWNKIKQIYKANSNNYKEFQRQVKIKIANFHKEDHSGWRGAITDEDINVLIKTVFNNFWSINSHFEDNYSHGWTIITNTIGSYFAIEKE
- a CDS encoding N-acetylmuramic acid 6-phosphate etherase; translated protein: MNKINLSKIDTEQRNPNSTHIDQTDTKGILTIINNEDAKIAQAVQAKIPVITKVIDLIFPRFNQGGRLIYMGAGSSGRIGILDASEMLPTYGLDADRIVGIIAGGDSAIRTPAEGAEDDQDLAVNDLKKLNLQPLLDTVIGIGASGRTPYVLAGLKYAKTIGALSVGLCMTKNSEMIAIADEVIAIETGPEVITGSTRMKAGTATKLVCNMISTTLMVKLGKVYQNLMVDLVATNEKLKVRTAEIVKAVTNASDEVIAQALTAANYACKNAIVMILKNVSYVESQTLLTKYDNLVSKIINE